Proteins encoded together in one Falco biarmicus isolate bFalBia1 chromosome 4, bFalBia1.pri, whole genome shotgun sequence window:
- the LOC130148070 gene encoding acyl-coenzyme A synthetase ACSM4, mitochondrial-like isoform X1: protein MKLFKLQTLKSLWTLKPPHRTFHGHPRLLASDVYSQYKSVRRGEQEIPKYFNFASDVLDKWSEIEKAGKRPSNPALWWVNGEGEEVKWSFEELGFLSRKVANGLTKVCGLQKGDRILVILPRIPEWWLVVVACMRAGIVFIPGTSQLSAKDMLYRLQASKAKCIITDDTLAPAVDSVASQCQSLKTKLMVSKGRREGWLNFTHLYKHQSADHSCVKTRIQDSVSFYFTSGTTGSPKMTEHSQGSLGFRPLLSERYWLDLTPSDMIWSTADTGWVLASLTSVFDPWVFGSCIFIHKLPRIESATILNTLCRFPIDVLVGAPTLFRMLVQSDLSNYKFMNLKHCMSGGEPLNPEVMEQWKSKTGLDIHEIYGQTETGIICCVSKGMKIKPGSMGKAVPLYDVQIIDKNANILPPGQQGEIAVRSKPVRPLGFFAGYVDNPKKTAETERGDFYVTGDRGTMDEDGYFQYIGRDDDIIISSGYRIGPFEVESALIEHPAVAETAVVSSPDPLRGEVVKAFVVLSPTFSSSDLESLACDLQEHVKKTTAPYKYPRKVEFVQELPKTNTGKIKRHELRNKEWGRM, encoded by the exons ATGAAGCTGTTTAAATTACAGACTCTAAAATCCTTGTGGACCCTGAAGCCTCCTCATAGGACTTTCCATGGACACCCCAGGCTGCTTGCCTCTGATGTATATTCACAGTACAAGTCTGTCAGGCGGGGTGAACAGGAGATACCAAAGTACTTTAACTTTGCAAGTGATGTGCTGGACAAATGGTCTGAGATTGAAAAG GCTGGAAAGAGACCATCAAACCCTGCCTTGTGGTGGGTAaatggagaaggagaagaagtGAAGTGGAGCTTTGAGGAGCTGGGGTTCCTGTCTCGGAAAGTGGCCAATGGGCTGACTAAAGTATGTGGACTGCAGAAGGGGGACAGAATTCTTGTGATCCTGCCACGCATCCCAGAATGGTGGCTGGTGGTTGTGGCTTGCATGCGAGCAG GAATTGTTTTTATTCCAGGAACATCCCAATTATCAGCCAAAGACATGTTATATCGACTCCAGGCATCAAAGGCCAAGTGCATCATTACTGATGACACACTGGCTCCGGCTGTGGACTCAGTGGCATCTCAGTGTCAGTCTCTGAAAACCAAGCTAATGGTGTCCAAAGGCAGAAGGGAGGGGTGGCTGAACTTCACTCACCTGTACAA ACACCAATCTGCTGACCATTCCTGCGTCAAAACAAGGATTCAAGACTCAGTGAGTTTCTACTTTACCAGTGGAACCACAGGTTCTCCAAAGATGACTGAACATTCCCAGGGTAGTCTTGGTTTCAGACCCCTTTTAAGTGAAAG GTACTGGTTGGATTTGACTCCCTCAGACATGATATGGAGCACAGCAGACACAGGTTGGGTACTAGCTTCACTGACATCTGTTTTTGATCCCTGGGTTTTTGGATCATGCATCTTTATACATAAGCTACCACGGATTGAATCAGCAACCATCCTAAAT ACTCTCTGCAGATTCCCCATTGACGTGCTGGTTGGTGCTCCAACATTGTTCCGCATGCTGGTGCAAAGTGATCTTTCCAA CTACAAGTTCATGAACCTGAAGCACTGCATGAGTGGAGGAGAGCCACTCAACCCAGAAGTCATGGAGCAGTGGAAAAGCAAGACTGGGCTGGACATCCATGAAATATATGGCCAGACTGAAACG GGAATAATCTGCTGTGTTTCTAAAGGAATGAAGATTAAACCTGGATCAATGGGGAAGGCAGTTCCCCTTTATGATGTTCAG ATCATAGATAAAAATGCTAATATTCTGCCTCCAGGCCAACAGGGGGAAATTGCTGTCAGAAGCAAACCTGTAAGACCACTTGGTTTCTTCGCTGGATATGTA GATAACCctaagaaaactgcagaaactgAACGTGGGGATTTTTATGTCACTGGAGACAGAGGGACTATGGATGAAGATGGATATTTTCAGTATATTGGAAGAGACGATGACATCATCATTTCTTCAGG ATATCGCATTGGGCCATTTGAAGTAGAGAGTGCCCTGATAGAGCACCCAGCAGTAGCAGAAACAGCTGTTGTCAGCAGCCCAGATCCCCTCCGAGGAGAG GTTGTGAAAGCATTTGTGGTCCTGTCCCCAACCTTTTCATCCAGTGACCTGGAGAGCTTAGCATGTGACTTACAGGAGCACGTCAAGAAAACTACTGCTCCGTATAAATACCCTAGAAAG GTGGAATTTGTCCAAGAGCTGCCAAAGACAAACACTGGGAAGATCAAGAGGCACGAATTAAGAAACAAAGAGTGGGGACGGATGTAA
- the LOC130148070 gene encoding acyl-coenzyme A synthetase ACSM4, mitochondrial-like isoform X2, with product MKLFKLQTLKSLWTLKPPHRTFHGHPRLLASDVYSQYKSVRRGEQEIPKYFNFASDVLDKWSEIEKAGKRPSNPALWWVNGEGEEVKWSFEELGFLSRKVANGLTKVCGLQKGDRILVILPRIPEWWLVVVACMRAGTSQLSAKDMLYRLQASKAKCIITDDTLAPAVDSVASQCQSLKTKLMVSKGRREGWLNFTHLYKHQSADHSCVKTRIQDSVSFYFTSGTTGSPKMTEHSQGSLGFRPLLSERYWLDLTPSDMIWSTADTGWVLASLTSVFDPWVFGSCIFIHKLPRIESATILNTLCRFPIDVLVGAPTLFRMLVQSDLSNYKFMNLKHCMSGGEPLNPEVMEQWKSKTGLDIHEIYGQTETGIICCVSKGMKIKPGSMGKAVPLYDVQIIDKNANILPPGQQGEIAVRSKPVRPLGFFAGYVDNPKKTAETERGDFYVTGDRGTMDEDGYFQYIGRDDDIIISSGYRIGPFEVESALIEHPAVAETAVVSSPDPLRGEVVKAFVVLSPTFSSSDLESLACDLQEHVKKTTAPYKYPRKVEFVQELPKTNTGKIKRHELRNKEWGRM from the exons ATGAAGCTGTTTAAATTACAGACTCTAAAATCCTTGTGGACCCTGAAGCCTCCTCATAGGACTTTCCATGGACACCCCAGGCTGCTTGCCTCTGATGTATATTCACAGTACAAGTCTGTCAGGCGGGGTGAACAGGAGATACCAAAGTACTTTAACTTTGCAAGTGATGTGCTGGACAAATGGTCTGAGATTGAAAAG GCTGGAAAGAGACCATCAAACCCTGCCTTGTGGTGGGTAaatggagaaggagaagaagtGAAGTGGAGCTTTGAGGAGCTGGGGTTCCTGTCTCGGAAAGTGGCCAATGGGCTGACTAAAGTATGTGGACTGCAGAAGGGGGACAGAATTCTTGTGATCCTGCCACGCATCCCAGAATGGTGGCTGGTGGTTGTGGCTTGCATGCGAGCAG GAACATCCCAATTATCAGCCAAAGACATGTTATATCGACTCCAGGCATCAAAGGCCAAGTGCATCATTACTGATGACACACTGGCTCCGGCTGTGGACTCAGTGGCATCTCAGTGTCAGTCTCTGAAAACCAAGCTAATGGTGTCCAAAGGCAGAAGGGAGGGGTGGCTGAACTTCACTCACCTGTACAA ACACCAATCTGCTGACCATTCCTGCGTCAAAACAAGGATTCAAGACTCAGTGAGTTTCTACTTTACCAGTGGAACCACAGGTTCTCCAAAGATGACTGAACATTCCCAGGGTAGTCTTGGTTTCAGACCCCTTTTAAGTGAAAG GTACTGGTTGGATTTGACTCCCTCAGACATGATATGGAGCACAGCAGACACAGGTTGGGTACTAGCTTCACTGACATCTGTTTTTGATCCCTGGGTTTTTGGATCATGCATCTTTATACATAAGCTACCACGGATTGAATCAGCAACCATCCTAAAT ACTCTCTGCAGATTCCCCATTGACGTGCTGGTTGGTGCTCCAACATTGTTCCGCATGCTGGTGCAAAGTGATCTTTCCAA CTACAAGTTCATGAACCTGAAGCACTGCATGAGTGGAGGAGAGCCACTCAACCCAGAAGTCATGGAGCAGTGGAAAAGCAAGACTGGGCTGGACATCCATGAAATATATGGCCAGACTGAAACG GGAATAATCTGCTGTGTTTCTAAAGGAATGAAGATTAAACCTGGATCAATGGGGAAGGCAGTTCCCCTTTATGATGTTCAG ATCATAGATAAAAATGCTAATATTCTGCCTCCAGGCCAACAGGGGGAAATTGCTGTCAGAAGCAAACCTGTAAGACCACTTGGTTTCTTCGCTGGATATGTA GATAACCctaagaaaactgcagaaactgAACGTGGGGATTTTTATGTCACTGGAGACAGAGGGACTATGGATGAAGATGGATATTTTCAGTATATTGGAAGAGACGATGACATCATCATTTCTTCAGG ATATCGCATTGGGCCATTTGAAGTAGAGAGTGCCCTGATAGAGCACCCAGCAGTAGCAGAAACAGCTGTTGTCAGCAGCCCAGATCCCCTCCGAGGAGAG GTTGTGAAAGCATTTGTGGTCCTGTCCCCAACCTTTTCATCCAGTGACCTGGAGAGCTTAGCATGTGACTTACAGGAGCACGTCAAGAAAACTACTGCTCCGTATAAATACCCTAGAAAG GTGGAATTTGTCCAAGAGCTGCCAAAGACAAACACTGGGAAGATCAAGAGGCACGAATTAAGAAACAAAGAGTGGGGACGGATGTAA
- the LOC130148070 gene encoding acyl-coenzyme A synthetase ACSM4, mitochondrial-like isoform X3, which translates to MKLFKLQTLKSLWTLKPPHRTFHGHPRLLASDVYSQYKSVRRGEQEIPKYFNFASDVLDKWSEIEKAGKRPSNPALWWVNGEGEEVKWSFEELGFLSRKVANGLTKVCGLQKGDRILVILPRIPEWWLVVVACMRAGIVFIPGTSQLSAKDMLYRLQASKAKCIITDDTLAPAVDSVASQCQSLKTKLMVSKGRREGWLNFTHLYKHQSADHSCVKTRIQDSVSFYFTSGTTGSPKMTEHSQGSLGFRPLLSERYWLDLTPSDMIWSTADTGWVLASLTSVFDPWVFGSCIFIHKLPRIESATILNTLCRFPIDVLVGAPTLFRMLVQSDLSNYKFMNLKHCMSGGEPLNPEVMEQWKSKTGLDIHEIYGQTETGIICCVSKGMKIKPGSMGKAVPLYDVQANRGKLLSEANL; encoded by the exons ATGAAGCTGTTTAAATTACAGACTCTAAAATCCTTGTGGACCCTGAAGCCTCCTCATAGGACTTTCCATGGACACCCCAGGCTGCTTGCCTCTGATGTATATTCACAGTACAAGTCTGTCAGGCGGGGTGAACAGGAGATACCAAAGTACTTTAACTTTGCAAGTGATGTGCTGGACAAATGGTCTGAGATTGAAAAG GCTGGAAAGAGACCATCAAACCCTGCCTTGTGGTGGGTAaatggagaaggagaagaagtGAAGTGGAGCTTTGAGGAGCTGGGGTTCCTGTCTCGGAAAGTGGCCAATGGGCTGACTAAAGTATGTGGACTGCAGAAGGGGGACAGAATTCTTGTGATCCTGCCACGCATCCCAGAATGGTGGCTGGTGGTTGTGGCTTGCATGCGAGCAG GAATTGTTTTTATTCCAGGAACATCCCAATTATCAGCCAAAGACATGTTATATCGACTCCAGGCATCAAAGGCCAAGTGCATCATTACTGATGACACACTGGCTCCGGCTGTGGACTCAGTGGCATCTCAGTGTCAGTCTCTGAAAACCAAGCTAATGGTGTCCAAAGGCAGAAGGGAGGGGTGGCTGAACTTCACTCACCTGTACAA ACACCAATCTGCTGACCATTCCTGCGTCAAAACAAGGATTCAAGACTCAGTGAGTTTCTACTTTACCAGTGGAACCACAGGTTCTCCAAAGATGACTGAACATTCCCAGGGTAGTCTTGGTTTCAGACCCCTTTTAAGTGAAAG GTACTGGTTGGATTTGACTCCCTCAGACATGATATGGAGCACAGCAGACACAGGTTGGGTACTAGCTTCACTGACATCTGTTTTTGATCCCTGGGTTTTTGGATCATGCATCTTTATACATAAGCTACCACGGATTGAATCAGCAACCATCCTAAAT ACTCTCTGCAGATTCCCCATTGACGTGCTGGTTGGTGCTCCAACATTGTTCCGCATGCTGGTGCAAAGTGATCTTTCCAA CTACAAGTTCATGAACCTGAAGCACTGCATGAGTGGAGGAGAGCCACTCAACCCAGAAGTCATGGAGCAGTGGAAAAGCAAGACTGGGCTGGACATCCATGAAATATATGGCCAGACTGAAACG GGAATAATCTGCTGTGTTTCTAAAGGAATGAAGATTAAACCTGGATCAATGGGGAAGGCAGTTCCCCTTTATGATGTTCAG GCCAACAGGGGGAAATTGCTGTCAGAAGCAAACCTGTAA